From one Bombyx mori chromosome 5, ASM3026992v2 genomic stretch:
- the LOC105842900 gene encoding uncharacterized protein LOC105842900, whose product MPKPFKNSAREIVLKVRAFCEREKASQAPLIRLDQGRARVAAMTGMSEKTVSRITKEGEVAASTCQKLKSRVASNNVGQEAGNIVKLTEEAFSSITPQDWQKQCEHVKHSEDKFYERDGCMDNITDKFIIELRNDSSTDSDTSDDAYASDSLESFRP is encoded by the exons atgcCAAAGCCATTTAAAAACAGTGCAAGAGAGATTGTGTTGAAGGTTCGTGCCTTTTGTGAGAGAGAAAAGGCAAGCCAAGCCCCGTTAATTAGACTCGATCAAGGGCGAGCACGAGTCGCCGCTATGACAG GCATGTCTGAGAAAACTGTGAGTAGAATAACTAAAGAAGGTGAAGTTGCTGCCTCTACGTGTCAAAAACTCAAGTCTCGAGTAGCTAGCAATAATGTCGGCCAAGAAGCTGGTAATATCGTGAAGTTAACTGAAGAAGCTTTTTCATCGATAACTCCTCAGGATTGGCAAAAACAGTGTGAACACGTAAAACATTCAGAAGACAAATTTTATGAACGTGATGGCTGCATGGATAATATTACGGATAAATTCATAATTGAACTAAGAAACGACAGCAGCACAGATTCGGATACGTCAGACGACGCTTATGCAAGTGACAGTCTGGAATCGTTTCGACCATAA